CGAAGGCTCGCCGCTCGTGATCGGCGACACGATGTACATCCATTCGCCATTCCCTAACAAGGTGATCGCGATCAACCTGAAGGACAAGACCTTCATCTGGCAATACGAGCCGAAGCAGGACACGCAGGTTATTTCCGTGATGTGTTGCGACACGGTGAACCGCGGTCTCGCGTATGGCGACGGCAAGATCTTCCTGCAGCAGGCGGACACGACGCTCGTCGCGCTCAACGCGAAGACCGGCGACGTGGTCTGGTCGGCGAAGAACGGCGATCCGAAAGCGGGTGAAACCAACACCAATGCGCCGCACGTGTTCGGCGACAAGGTGCTGACCGGCATTTCGGGCGGCGAGTTCGGCGTGCGCGGGCGTCTGATCGCTTACGACATCAAGACCGGCAAGGAGGTCTGGAAAGCGTACAGCACCGGTCCCGACAATGAGATGCTGCTCGACCCCAACAGTACGATGACGTATGCGGACGGCAAGATGGTGCCCGTCGGCGCGGATTCGTCGATCAAGAGCTGGAAGGGCGATCAGTGGAAGCTCGGCGGCGGCACCACATGGGGCTGGTATGCGTGGGATCCGAAGCTCAATCTCGTCTACTACGGCACCGGCAACCCCGGGACGTGGAACCCGACGCAACGGCCAGGCGACAACAAGTGGTCGATGTCGATCTTCGCTCGCGACCTGAACACCGGCAAGGCGAAGTGGGTGTATCAGATGACGCCGCATGACGAGTGGGACTACGACGGCGTGAACGAGATGATCCTCGCGGACCTGCCGGTCAACGGCAAGAACGTGCCGGCGATCGTGCACTTCGACCGCAACGGTTTCGGCTATACGCTGAATCGTGAAACGGGCCAGCTGCTTGTCGCGAACAAGTACGACCCGGCGGTGAACTGGGCGGAAAGCGTCGATCTGAAGAGCGGCCTGCCGATCCGCAACGCGAGCTACTCGACGCAAAAGGCCGGTCCGGACCACAACGTGAAGGGCATCTGCCCGGCCGCGCTCGGTTCGAAAGACCAGCAGCCTGCCGCGTTCGATCCGAAGTCGAAGCTGTTCCTCGTGCCGACCAATCACGTCTGTATGGACTACGAGCCGTTCGATGTCGACTATGTGTCGGGGCAGCCGTATGTGGGCGCGACGCTGTCGATGTTCCCGGGTCCGAACGAGAACGGTTCGATGGGCAATTTCATCGCGTGGGATGCGGCGAAGGGCAAGATCGTCTGGTCGAAGCCGGAGAAGTTCTCGGTGTGGTCCGGCGCGCTCGCAACGGCTGGCGGCATCGTGTTCTACGGCACGCTCGAAGGCTATATCAAGGCGGTGCGGATCAGCGACGGCAAGGAGCTGTGGAAGTTCAAGACGCCGTCCGGGATCATCGGCAACGTGTTCACGTACACCTATGACGGCAAGCAGTTCGTCGGCGTGTATTCGGGCATCGGCGGCTGGGCCGGCATCGGTATGGCAGCGGGTCTGCAGAAGTCGACCGAAGGTCTTGGCGCGGTCGGCGGCTATCGCGAACTGGCGAAGTACACGGCGCTCGGCGGCACGTTGTTCGTGTTCGCGATCCCGAGCTGAGCGAGCTGATGGCGCGCTGAGGATGCAGGCTTCCACGGCTGAAGTGGAAGCCTGTATTTAAAGAGTAGTGATACGAAATATCGGGGGCGCACATTCCGCACTGCGATGGCATGCGGTATGCGCGCCATCCGGCGGCACGGTGACTGGAAGCCGGGCTGCCGGGCGTGCAAGCAGACAGTGTGGATGGGGGACGAACGCATGAAAGGCCGTTTGATGTTGTTGCCGTTTGCAGTGGCTGTATGTGCATGGCCAGTCGCATATGGGCAGACCAATGCCCCGCAGATGAAACCCGTTGCCTACAAGGTGGTAGACGGCAACAAGGTCGATGGAGACACCTACCTCGGTTGGAAAACGTGGCGCGCGCTAGCCTGCGAACGCTGTCACGGCGCAAAGCAGGAAGGTCTCGTCGGCCCGTCGCTCATCGACGCATTCAAAACGCTCGACAAGAACGAATTCCATCGCACCGTATTCGGCGGACGCATCGACAAGGGTATGCCCGACTTTAGCTCGAGCCAGATGATGCAAAAGAATTGGGAAAATCTTTATGCGTACCTGAAAGGGCGTTCCGACGGAAAGATCAATCCGGGCGATCTTCAGCCGCTCGACAAATGACCTGATTGCGGACCCCGCCCGTCGGCCCTATCGGTTTCCCGATGTTTCCCGTTCCGGAGAGA
The genomic region above belongs to Paraburkholderia edwinii and contains:
- a CDS encoding methanol/ethanol family PQQ-dependent dehydrogenase, with product MNVRTLVLGLAVAAATALSSFFAHADPQLDSLLKNPSNWAAQAGDYANHRYSPLKQINESNVGKLQVAWTMSTGVLRGHEGSPLVIGDTMYIHSPFPNKVIAINLKDKTFIWQYEPKQDTQVISVMCCDTVNRGLAYGDGKIFLQQADTTLVALNAKTGDVVWSAKNGDPKAGETNTNAPHVFGDKVLTGISGGEFGVRGRLIAYDIKTGKEVWKAYSTGPDNEMLLDPNSTMTYADGKMVPVGADSSIKSWKGDQWKLGGGTTWGWYAWDPKLNLVYYGTGNPGTWNPTQRPGDNKWSMSIFARDLNTGKAKWVYQMTPHDEWDYDGVNEMILADLPVNGKNVPAIVHFDRNGFGYTLNRETGQLLVANKYDPAVNWAESVDLKSGLPIRNASYSTQKAGPDHNVKGICPAALGSKDQQPAAFDPKSKLFLVPTNHVCMDYEPFDVDYVSGQPYVGATLSMFPGPNENGSMGNFIAWDAAKGKIVWSKPEKFSVWSGALATAGGIVFYGTLEGYIKAVRISDGKELWKFKTPSGIIGNVFTYTYDGKQFVGVYSGIGGWAGIGMAAGLQKSTEGLGAVGGYRELAKYTALGGTLFVFAIPS
- a CDS encoding c-type cytochrome; this encodes MKGRLMLLPFAVAVCAWPVAYGQTNAPQMKPVAYKVVDGNKVDGDTYLGWKTWRALACERCHGAKQEGLVGPSLIDAFKTLDKNEFHRTVFGGRIDKGMPDFSSSQMMQKNWENLYAYLKGRSDGKINPGDLQPLDK